In the genome of Patescibacteria group bacterium, one region contains:
- a CDS encoding tetratricopeptide repeat protein: MQNEAIDTEEKEIESSKSSYGFLEKISFSLVFILPLLVPLFFMSTNVLPFQFAKMLVFSIVIAVAFVCWILSRLKDGTFIFPANLITLGAALVLLVSTISAFFSGSIGWSLAGQSFELGTVASLAVLFLLFLLVSIYLRKKENIFYAYSLFLGSFLVIAVFELLRLIFGPSFLSFGVFNDVITSTLGKWNDLGIFFGTASVLALITLELISLSKIFRVFAYIVLTSSLFFLAVINLNVVWYILAVFSLSFLVYVISFEKKEGGSILADTSEKTSKVKRIPNASLVVLIISLVFIGDSLLTRVDPATGVSHTFISEKISNFFNISQFEVRPSWAATYSVSKSALAVNPLLGSGPNKFSKDWASFKPDGINSSIFWNTDFDYAVGLVPTMMISTGILGSISWLLFFGVFLYWGFRALFSTSSNKISRYLSVSSFLVSLFLWIINIFYVPGLSIVALTFFFTGLFVSSLYQSGLMKPKVLSFTEDPKKGFISVLLLIILLVCTITFSYALLEKTIATLNYQKSIVAFNSQGDLDKAEVYLQKAASVDGLALYYRTLAQIDIARMSTLLSQDVSAVSTDVLQTKFQGYLTNALNNAQQAIKIDPSDYQNIITLGKVYETVVPLKIAGAYENAQAAYKQALVLNPKNPSINLFLAQLEVVHANNKGAKDYIAEALKQKNNYTEAIFLLAQIQVSEGDIKNAITSVQAASYLSPSDSGLLFQLGFLRYNVKDYAGAATALEQAIAINSNYANAQYFLGLSYYHLDKVPEAIAQFKALKITNPDNKEIDLILKNLSAGKDPFANATPPIDSKPEKRSTLPVTEKAPADEAAN, encoded by the coding sequence ATGCAGAATGAAGCTATTGATACAGAAGAAAAAGAAATTGAGTCTTCAAAATCCTCGTATGGATTTTTGGAAAAAATTTCTTTCTCGCTAGTGTTTATCCTGCCACTCCTCGTTCCTCTATTTTTTATGTCGACTAATGTTCTTCCGTTTCAGTTTGCCAAGATGCTGGTATTTTCAATTGTAATTGCCGTCGCGTTTGTATGTTGGATTCTTTCCAGATTAAAAGATGGTACATTTATTTTTCCAGCAAATCTCATTACTCTTGGAGCTGCCTTAGTCCTCTTGGTGTCAACCATTTCCGCTTTTTTTTCAGGTTCAATTGGTTGGTCATTGGCTGGCCAGTCATTTGAACTCGGCACTGTTGCATCGCTTGCAGTTTTGTTTCTGCTCTTCCTGTTAGTCTCAATTTATCTTCGGAAAAAAGAGAATATTTTTTATGCCTATTCACTTTTTCTCGGATCGTTTCTCGTTATTGCTGTTTTTGAACTTTTGAGATTAATTTTTGGACCAAGTTTCTTGTCGTTCGGAGTATTTAATGATGTCATTACAAGCACCCTTGGTAAGTGGAATGATCTCGGTATCTTTTTTGGAACCGCCTCAGTCCTAGCACTCATCACCCTCGAACTCATCTCTCTCAGCAAGATTTTCAGAGTATTTGCCTATATCGTGCTGACTAGTTCACTCTTCTTTTTGGCGGTTATCAACCTCAATGTCGTCTGGTACATTTTGGCGGTCTTCAGTCTTAGTTTCTTGGTGTATGTTATTTCATTTGAGAAAAAGGAAGGTGGCTCGATTTTGGCGGACACTTCTGAAAAAACTTCAAAAGTTAAAAGAATACCAAACGCTTCTCTGGTTGTTTTGATCATCTCTCTAGTGTTCATTGGCGACTCCTTGCTTACACGGGTTGATCCGGCCACAGGAGTTTCGCATACATTCATTAGCGAAAAAATTTCAAACTTCTTCAACATCAGTCAGTTTGAGGTTCGACCATCGTGGGCCGCTACCTATTCAGTTTCAAAAAGCGCTCTCGCGGTCAATCCATTGCTTGGCTCCGGTCCCAACAAATTTTCAAAAGATTGGGCAAGCTTTAAACCTGACGGCATCAATTCATCAATTTTCTGGAATACCGATTTTGATTATGCTGTAGGTCTTGTGCCAACCATGATGATTTCCACCGGAATCCTCGGCAGTATTTCTTGGCTCTTGTTTTTTGGAGTATTTCTCTACTGGGGTTTTCGCGCTCTTTTTTCTACGAGTAGTAACAAGATATCTCGCTACCTCTCCGTATCTTCCTTCTTAGTGTCTTTGTTTTTGTGGATTATCAACATCTTTTATGTTCCAGGCCTCTCGATCGTGGCGCTCACGTTTTTCTTTACCGGACTTTTCGTTTCTTCCCTCTATCAGAGCGGATTAATGAAGCCGAAGGTTTTGTCATTCACTGAAGATCCAAAGAAAGGTTTCATTTCTGTTCTTCTTCTTATCATTCTTTTGGTTTGCACTATTACATTCTCGTACGCTCTTCTTGAAAAGACTATTGCAACTCTTAATTATCAAAAAAGTATTGTTGCCTTTAACTCTCAAGGAGATCTCGATAAGGCGGAAGTCTATCTACAAAAGGCAGCATCAGTCGACGGCTTGGCGCTCTACTATAGAACCCTTGCTCAAATTGATATTGCTCGAATGTCTACCTTGCTTTCTCAGGATGTTAGTGCTGTTTCGACTGATGTTTTGCAGACAAAGTTTCAGGGGTATTTGACTAACGCTTTGAACAACGCTCAACAAGCGATCAAGATTGATCCAAGCGATTATCAAAACATCATCACACTTGGAAAAGTCTACGAAACGGTTGTTCCGCTGAAAATTGCTGGAGCTTATGAAAATGCTCAGGCCGCATACAAGCAAGCGCTCGTGCTTAATCCAAAAAATCCTTCGATCAATTTGTTCTTGGCTCAATTGGAAGTTGTTCATGCCAATAATAAAGGAGCAAAGGATTACATCGCCGAAGCTCTTAAGCAAAAAAATAATTACACCGAAGCTATTTTCCTACTTGCTCAAATCCAAGTTTCCGAAGGTGATATAAAAAATGCCATCACTTCAGTACAAGCCGCATCATATCTTTCACCGAGTGATAGTGGGTTACTCTTCCAGTTAGGATTTTTACGCTACAACGTCAAGGATTACGCAGGAGCAGCCACAGCTCTTGAACAGGCGATTGCAATCAATTCCAATTACGCCAACGCTCAGTACTTCTTGGGCTTGAGTTACTATCATTTGGACAAAGTCCCGGAAGCCATCGCTCAGTTTAAAGCCTTGAAGATTACTAACCCTGATAACAAAGAGATCGATCTGATTCTTAAAAATCTCAGCGCCGGAAAAGATCCCTTTGCCAACGCCACGCCACCGATAGACAGTAAGCCTGAAAAACGATCGACACTTCCAGTCACTGAAAAAGCTCCGGCTGACGAAGCAGCTAACTAG